The following coding sequences lie in one Myxococcus xanthus genomic window:
- a CDS encoding acetyl-CoA C-acetyltransferase: MKSVSKNEEIYFLSGKRTPFGTYGGSLKDLSATDLAVESAKAALAQAKVSPEDVQHVVYGNVVQTSADAIYLPRHVGLRTGVPVPVPALGVNRLCGSGFQAFVTAAELMLTEQASVVLAGGTESMSQAPHVIRGARWGLPLGKGSLEDMLWTALTDSYTGQAMALTAEQLAVDYSLTQEQVDEYAVLTQKRFAAAQEAGRFQDEIAPVTLKTKKGETVVSRDEHNRPETTVESLRKLPKVFKKDGVVHAGAASGICDGAGSMVMATGSFVKKHGLQPIGRLVNWGVSGCDPKIMGIGPAPAIRQLLERAQCQLSDIDLFEVNEAFAPQYLAVEKELGLPRERTNVNGGAIAVGHPLGASGARITTTLVYELKRRGARYGIGSACIGGGQGIAVLVEAL, translated from the coding sequence ATGAAGAGCGTGTCCAAGAACGAGGAAATCTACTTCCTGTCCGGCAAGCGCACCCCGTTCGGTACCTACGGGGGAAGCCTGAAGGACCTCAGCGCCACCGACCTCGCCGTGGAGTCGGCGAAGGCCGCGCTGGCCCAGGCGAAGGTGTCTCCGGAGGACGTCCAGCACGTCGTCTACGGCAACGTGGTGCAGACCAGCGCGGATGCCATCTACCTGCCGCGCCACGTGGGCCTGCGCACCGGCGTCCCCGTCCCCGTGCCCGCGCTGGGCGTCAACCGGCTGTGTGGCTCCGGCTTCCAGGCCTTCGTCACGGCGGCGGAGCTGATGCTCACCGAGCAGGCCTCCGTCGTGCTGGCCGGTGGCACCGAGTCCATGAGCCAGGCGCCCCACGTCATCCGCGGCGCCCGCTGGGGCCTGCCGCTGGGCAAGGGCAGCCTGGAGGACATGCTGTGGACGGCCCTCACCGACAGCTACACCGGCCAGGCCATGGCGCTCACCGCCGAGCAACTCGCGGTGGACTACTCGCTCACGCAGGAGCAGGTGGACGAGTACGCCGTCCTCACCCAGAAGCGCTTCGCCGCCGCGCAGGAGGCGGGCCGCTTCCAGGATGAAATCGCCCCCGTCACGCTGAAGACGAAGAAGGGCGAGACGGTGGTGTCCCGGGACGAGCACAACCGCCCGGAGACGACGGTGGAGAGCCTGCGCAAGCTGCCCAAGGTCTTCAAGAAGGACGGCGTGGTGCACGCGGGCGCGGCCAGCGGCATCTGCGACGGCGCCGGCTCCATGGTGATGGCCACCGGCAGCTTCGTGAAGAAGCACGGCCTGCAGCCCATTGGCCGGCTCGTCAACTGGGGCGTCTCCGGGTGCGATCCGAAAATCATGGGCATCGGCCCCGCGCCGGCCATCCGCCAGCTGCTGGAGCGCGCCCAGTGTCAGCTGTCGGACATCGACCTCTTCGAGGTCAACGAGGCCTTCGCGCCGCAGTACCTGGCGGTGGAGAAGGAGCTGGGGCTGCCCCGCGAGCGCACCAACGTCAACGGCGGCGCCATCGCCGTGGGGCACCCGCTGGGGGCTTCCGGCGCGCGCATCACCACCACGCTGGTGTACGAGCTGAAGCGTCGCGGCGCCCGCTATGGTATCGGGTCCGCCTGCATCGGTGGCGGCCAGGGCATCGCGGTGCTCGTCGAGGCGCTCTGA